Proteins co-encoded in one Salvelinus sp. IW2-2015 linkage group LG17, ASM291031v2, whole genome shotgun sequence genomic window:
- the LOC111977247 gene encoding signal peptide, CUB and EGF-like domain-containing protein 3 — translation MESDIRDIDECSFDRTCDHSCVNSPGSFQCFCHKGYVLYGLAHCGDIDECSINRGGCKYGCVNTLGSYECTCPPGYKLHWNKKDCIELVKCLPGLAPKTTLTCSKTGKKESCSLTCASKAHYLAESDSSYTVSCGIPILRGKNPARLNTSSSQSCIETGAPPVKQTASFKIKDAKCHLHPKLTGRAEDRGRALGPGGGQPCNNCLVTFVNLKCDSTKKSKGRRARNPTNKEVTRITLELEAEVKPGDTTGSCNLSCLRQRMEKQVKTYIKALKKSINQDRFLIRVAGLEYEVAQKLPQVASSHENCGPGREKDSGHCVRCLPGSYYHGEQERCVQCPPGTFQEREGQLACDLCPGSDGHGPAGARNISSCAGQCPTGYYSSDGFKPCQPCPYGSYQPDLGRTLCFPCGGGLSTKREGASSFHDCEVKVQCSPGHYYNTTVHRCIRCPLGSYQTEFRQNYCITCPGNTTTDFDGATSVSQCKNRECGGEMGEFTGYIESPNYPGNYPANVECIWNINPPSKRKILIVVPEIFLPSEDECGDVLVMRKNWSATSITTYETCQTYERPIAFTARSRRLWINFKSNEANSARGFQIPYVTYDEDYEQLVEDIVRDGRLYASENHQEILKDKKLIKTLFDVLAHPNNYFKYTTRESNEMLPRSFIRLISSKVSGFLRPYK, via the exons ATGGAGAGTGATATCAGAG ATATTGACGAGTGTTCTTTTGACCGGACGTGTGACCATTCCTGCGTCAACTCCCCCGGCAGCTTCCAGTGCTTCTGTCATAAAGGCTATGTTCTCTACGGTCTGGCACATTGTGGAG ATATTGATGAGTGCAGTATAAACCGCGGTGGCTGTAAATATGGCTGTGTAAACACTCTGGGCAGCTACGAGTGTACCTGTCCACCTGGATACAAGCTTCACTGGAACAAGAAGGACTGCATTG AGCTGGTGAAATGTCTGCCTGGCCTAGCTCCCAAGACCACTCTGACCTGCAGTAAAACGGGCAAGAAAGAGAGCTGCTCCCTCACCTGCGCCTCCAAGGCTCACTATCTGGCAG AATCTGACAGCAGCTATACAGTGAGCTGTGGCATCCCCATTCTTCGAGGCAAAAACCCAGCCAGACTGAACACAAGCAGCAGTCAGAGCTGTATAG AGACAGGCGCCCCTCCAGTGAAGCAGACTGCCTCTTTCAAGATCAAAGATGCCAAGTGCCACCTGCACCCCAAGCTGACGGGCCGGGCCGAGGACAGGGGCCGAGCGCTGGGGCCAG GAGGTGGACAGCCCTGCAATAACTGCCTGGTGACGTTTGTCAACCTCAAATGTGACTCCACCAAGAAGTCCAAAGGGCGCCGTGCCCGCAACCCCACCAATAAGGAAGTGACACGCATCACCCTTGAGTTGGAGGCGGAAGTCAAGCCAGGGGACACCACAG GGAGCTGTAACCTGAGTTGCCTGCGCCAGCGCATGGAGAAGCAGGTGAAGACGTACATCAAGGCCCTGAAGAAGTCGATCAACCAGGACCGTTTCCTGATCCGCGTGGCTGGGCTGGAGTACGAGGTGGCCCAGAAGCTGCCCCAGGTCGCCTCAAGCCATGAGAACTGTGGGCCAGGCCGTGAGAAGGATAGTGGACACTGTG TCAGATGTTTGCCGGGATCATACTACCACGGGGAACAGGAGCGCTGCGTCCAGTGCCCACCTGGCACCTTCCAGGAGAGGGAAGGGCAGCTGGCCTGTGACCTGTGCCCTGGAAGTGACGGGCATGGTCCTGCCGGGGCACGCAACATCTCTTCCTGCGCAG GTCAGTGCCCCACTGGGTACTACTCCAGTGATGGGTTTAAGCCATGCCAGCCATGCCCGTATGGCTCCTACCAGCCAGACCTGGGACGAACCCTGTGCTTCCCCTGCGGAGGGGGGCTGAGCACCAAGCGGGAGGGGGCCAGCTCCTTCCATGACtgtgaggtcaaag ttCAGTGCTCCCCTGgccactactacaacactacgGTGCACCGCTGTATTCGTTGCCCTCTGGGCAGCTACCAGACAGAGTTCAGACAGAACTATTGCATTACCTGTCCTGGCAACACAACTACAGACTTTGATGGGGCCACCAGTGTCTCTCAGTGCAAGA ACCGAGAATGCGGAGGAGAGATGGGCGAGTTCACAGGTTACATTGAGTCCCCCAACTACCCCGGGAACTACCCAGCTAACGTGGAATGCATCTGGAACATCAACCCGCCCAGCAAACGCAAGATCCTCATTGTGGTGCCTGAGATCTTCCTGCCCTCAGAGGACGAGTGTGGAGACGTACTGGTTATGAGGAAGAACT GGTCGGCTACGTCCATCACCACCTATGAGACATGTCAGACGTACGAGCGACCCATCGCCTTCACCGCCCGCTCCCGCAGACTCTGGATCAACTTCAAGTCCAACGAGGCTAACAGTGCCCGAGGCTTCCAGATCCCCTATGTCACCTACGATG AGGATTATGAACAGCTTGTAGAGGACATTGTCAGGGATGGAAGACTCTATGCCTCTGAAAACCATCAAGAAATCCTAAAG GATAAAAAGCTGATTAAAACTCTCTTCGACGTGCTGGCCCAcccaaacaactacttcaagtacACCACTCGGGAGTCCAACGAGATGTTGCCGCGCTCGTTCATACGCCTCATAAGCAGCAAAGTCTCCGGCTTCTTGCGTCCATATAAGTAG
- the LOC111977248 gene encoding specifically androgen-regulated gene protein isoform X1 gives MAKSDTWPGGVAMESLINMDSAGSYDSVVSMNSGFSDDSLEYLSVEERACLMFLESTIESLEMEEDSGLSNDEPDPSSLVAKHDHLSMGQTRLEDVSKLQHDDSGRDRKSYLNCRVPTPLLLANGLASIQLKVTGATTHPSVPTAAIEPKAPLVATQPRTPXAVTDLKPQKVITEPTVPEVVTDPKAPKIATVPKTSELSSDIKAPGLATITKVPVLSTESKTSKTTPSLATSDVPTDDSVDNMPKGVSVDSKPAKCNTKVPSELDLKLIPPPSDFRDDELEEESDPPVPAELRGPLTYSELEQLRRQVSMKRAAPASPGAQDAPPSKPCVDLPVSTQALPSPIPDALEPKSRPAVAPKPKRLPSNIILKSHKLDSHPGPSPIDRSMIDPQKVRREALRKLGLLKTEDGDSGPVVSSKSRKSWAPPPSHSLVTTQTKAPAQIPTPCPFPAITLTPVPAPAPVSVTTPAPPTTSAPVPIPAQFSDNAKALPSPATLPSPPKHIPPHIGVKSATLEHSGKGLSSYMASNASLRANQGPKVALSPGNLRNSRPRPASLGTGKDFVNVQGEASHPQPGHGESTNKLPRSHGISVLICPNSKSGEDRREALKKLGLLGD, from the exons agtGATGACAGTCTGGAGTACCTCTCTGTTGAGGAGCGGGCGTGCCTCATGTTTCTAGAGTCCACCATTGAGTCcctggagatggaggaggacagTGGCCtgtccaatgatgaaccagacccCAGCAGCCTGGTAGCCAAACATGACCACCTCTCTATGGGACAGACTAGACTGGAGG ATGTATCAAAACTCCAGCATGACGACTCAGGAAGAGATCGGAAGTCCTATCTGAACTGCCGAGTGCCTACACCACTTCTTCTGGCAAATGGCCTTGCCAGTATCCAGCTCAAAGTCACAGGGGCAACCACCCATCCCAGTGTCCCAACTGCAGCAATTGAGCCCAAAGCCCCATTAGTAGCAACCCAGCCGAGAACCCCAGYGGCAGTCACTGATCTGAAACCCCAAAAGGTAATCACTGAACCCACAGTCCCAGAAGTAGTCACAGACCCTAAAGCTCCAAAGATAGCAACTGTGCCCAAGACCTCAGAGTTGTCTTCTGACATCAAAGCTCCTGGGTTGGCCACTATCACAAAGGTTCCGGTGCTGTCCACTGAATCTAAAACCTCCAAAACAACCCCTTCATTAGCCACATCAGATGTTCCCACAGATGATTCTGTGGACAACATGCCTAAAGGAGTCTCTGTAGACAGCAAGCCTGCGAAGTGCAACACTAAGGTTCCGTCTGAGCTGGATCTGAAGCTGATTCCCCCTCCCTCAGACTTCAGGGATGATGAGCTAGAGGAAGAGAGTGATCCTCCAGTGCCTGCAGAACTCAGAGGTCCTCTGACCTACAGTGAGCTGGAGCAACTACGCAGGCAGGTCTCCATGAAGAGAGCTGCACCAGCCTCCCCTGGAGCCCAAGATGCACCACCTTCTAAACCCTGTGTTGATCTGCCTGTCAGTACCCAAGCACTACCCTCCCCCATTCCTGATGCCCTGGAACCAAAGAGCCGGCCTGCTGTGGCCCCTAAGCCCAAGAGGCTTCCCTCCAACATCATCCTGAAGTCTCACAAGTTAGACAGTCACCCAGGCCCCTCGCCCATTGACAGGTCAATGATTGACCCCCAGAAGGTGCGCAGGGAGGCCCTACGGAAGCTTGGGCTCCTGAAGACTGAGGATGGAGACTCAGGCCCTGTTGTTTCATCCAAATCCAGGAAGTCATGGGCACCCCCTCCTTCTCACAGCCTGGTTACCACCCAGACCAAAGCCCCAGCCCAAATCCCTACCCCATGTCCATTCCCAGCCATCACCCTTACCCCAGTTCCTGCCCCAGCCCCAGTTTCAGTGACTACCCCAGCCCCTCCCACTACCTCAGCCCCAGTCCCCATCCCAGCCCAATTCAGTGACAATGCCAAAGCTCTGCCCTCACCTGCTACACTTCCTTCACCACCCAAGCATATTCCCCCTCACATAGGGGTCAAATCAGCGACTCTGGAGCACTCCGGCAAGGGCCTGAGCAGCTACATGGCCAGTAATGCCTCCCTCAGGGCCAACCAAGGTCCCAAAGTCGCACTGTCCCCTGGCAACCTGCGCAACTCTAGACCCCGCCCCGCCTCCCTAGGAACTGGGAAAGACTTTGTGAATGTTCAGGGTGAGGCCTCCCACCCCCAGCCAGGTCATGGGGAGTCCACGAACAAGCTGCCCCGCTCCCATGGCATCAGTGTGCTCATCTGCCCCAACAGCAAGAGTGGAGAGGACCGACGGGAGGCCCTGAAGAAGCTAGGACTGCTGGGGGACTGA
- the LOC111977248 gene encoding specifically androgen-regulated gene protein isoform X2 translates to MAKSDTWPGGVAMESLINMDSAGSYDSVSDDSLEYLSVEERACLMFLESTIESLEMEEDSGLSNDEPDPSSLVAKHDHLSMGQTRLEDVSKLQHDDSGRDRKSYLNCRVPTPLLLANGLASIQLKVTGATTHPSVPTAAIEPKAPLVATQPRTPXAVTDLKPQKVITEPTVPEVVTDPKAPKIATVPKTSELSSDIKAPGLATITKVPVLSTESKTSKTTPSLATSDVPTDDSVDNMPKGVSVDSKPAKCNTKVPSELDLKLIPPPSDFRDDELEEESDPPVPAELRGPLTYSELEQLRRQVSMKRAAPASPGAQDAPPSKPCVDLPVSTQALPSPIPDALEPKSRPAVAPKPKRLPSNIILKSHKLDSHPGPSPIDRSMIDPQKVRREALRKLGLLKTEDGDSGPVVSSKSRKSWAPPPSHSLVTTQTKAPAQIPTPCPFPAITLTPVPAPAPVSVTTPAPPTTSAPVPIPAQFSDNAKALPSPATLPSPPKHIPPHIGVKSATLEHSGKGLSSYMASNASLRANQGPKVALSPGNLRNSRPRPASLGTGKDFVNVQGEASHPQPGHGESTNKLPRSHGISVLICPNSKSGEDRREALKKLGLLGD, encoded by the exons agtGATGACAGTCTGGAGTACCTCTCTGTTGAGGAGCGGGCGTGCCTCATGTTTCTAGAGTCCACCATTGAGTCcctggagatggaggaggacagTGGCCtgtccaatgatgaaccagacccCAGCAGCCTGGTAGCCAAACATGACCACCTCTCTATGGGACAGACTAGACTGGAGG ATGTATCAAAACTCCAGCATGACGACTCAGGAAGAGATCGGAAGTCCTATCTGAACTGCCGAGTGCCTACACCACTTCTTCTGGCAAATGGCCTTGCCAGTATCCAGCTCAAAGTCACAGGGGCAACCACCCATCCCAGTGTCCCAACTGCAGCAATTGAGCCCAAAGCCCCATTAGTAGCAACCCAGCCGAGAACCCCAGYGGCAGTCACTGATCTGAAACCCCAAAAGGTAATCACTGAACCCACAGTCCCAGAAGTAGTCACAGACCCTAAAGCTCCAAAGATAGCAACTGTGCCCAAGACCTCAGAGTTGTCTTCTGACATCAAAGCTCCTGGGTTGGCCACTATCACAAAGGTTCCGGTGCTGTCCACTGAATCTAAAACCTCCAAAACAACCCCTTCATTAGCCACATCAGATGTTCCCACAGATGATTCTGTGGACAACATGCCTAAAGGAGTCTCTGTAGACAGCAAGCCTGCGAAGTGCAACACTAAGGTTCCGTCTGAGCTGGATCTGAAGCTGATTCCCCCTCCCTCAGACTTCAGGGATGATGAGCTAGAGGAAGAGAGTGATCCTCCAGTGCCTGCAGAACTCAGAGGTCCTCTGACCTACAGTGAGCTGGAGCAACTACGCAGGCAGGTCTCCATGAAGAGAGCTGCACCAGCCTCCCCTGGAGCCCAAGATGCACCACCTTCTAAACCCTGTGTTGATCTGCCTGTCAGTACCCAAGCACTACCCTCCCCCATTCCTGATGCCCTGGAACCAAAGAGCCGGCCTGCTGTGGCCCCTAAGCCCAAGAGGCTTCCCTCCAACATCATCCTGAAGTCTCACAAGTTAGACAGTCACCCAGGCCCCTCGCCCATTGACAGGTCAATGATTGACCCCCAGAAGGTGCGCAGGGAGGCCCTACGGAAGCTTGGGCTCCTGAAGACTGAGGATGGAGACTCAGGCCCTGTTGTTTCATCCAAATCCAGGAAGTCATGGGCACCCCCTCCTTCTCACAGCCTGGTTACCACCCAGACCAAAGCCCCAGCCCAAATCCCTACCCCATGTCCATTCCCAGCCATCACCCTTACCCCAGTTCCTGCCCCAGCCCCAGTTTCAGTGACTACCCCAGCCCCTCCCACTACCTCAGCCCCAGTCCCCATCCCAGCCCAATTCAGTGACAATGCCAAAGCTCTGCCCTCACCTGCTACACTTCCTTCACCACCCAAGCATATTCCCCCTCACATAGGGGTCAAATCAGCGACTCTGGAGCACTCCGGCAAGGGCCTGAGCAGCTACATGGCCAGTAATGCCTCCCTCAGGGCCAACCAAGGTCCCAAAGTCGCACTGTCCCCTGGCAACCTGCGCAACTCTAGACCCCGCCCCGCCTCCCTAGGAACTGGGAAAGACTTTGTGAATGTTCAGGGTGAGGCCTCCCACCCCCAGCCAGGTCATGGGGAGTCCACGAACAAGCTGCCCCGCTCCCATGGCATCAGTGTGCTCATCTGCCCCAACAGCAAGAGTGGAGAGGACCGACGGGAGGCCCTGAAGAAGCTAGGACTGCTGGGGGACTGA